The sequence CAAGAATTCTTTTGATTTTCCAAATAATTTTATTCCCTGCTTCTGGAGGTCTTCGCGGTCTACAATCATTAGGACGGTCGGAGAACCAAGTTCTTTTGTACAACGAAGGCTGAGCTGACGAGCCAAAAATGCCATTGTATAAGTCTTTCCACAGCCAGTGGCGCCAAAATAAGTTCCGCCTTTTCCACTGTGAGTAATTACCGATTTTTTTATGCTTTCCCTTAAAAGTCGTGTTGCAAAAAACTGAGGATAACGGCAGACAATTTCTACTTCGTTAGGATCAAAGATTTTATCTTGAAAGTAGACATAATCTCTAAATATTTCAAGGAATCGAGCAGGTGCATAAACGCCATATACAAGACATTCAAATTCATCTAAAGAAGAATCTGCAATTGGCTGGTCATCGTTAATTCGCCGCCATGTATAAAAATGCTCATAAGGAGTTTTTACAGTGCCAAGCCTTGTTTTAACTCCGTCACTGATACATGCCAAAGGACAGTAATGAAGAAGATGCGGAATATCTCTCCAGTAACGGACTGTAATCTGCTCAAAAGCATCGTGAATTGTTGCCTTGTCATCTGCTGGATTTTTTAATTCAATAATACAAAGAGGGAATCCATTAACATAAAGGAGAACATCAGGACGGCGATTTTTCTTTTCGTTGTTATTTATGTATTCTACAGTGAACTGATTTACAACCTTAAAAATATTTTTGTCCGCATCAGCAAAATTAATAAAGTTTATTGTTCTTGGCTTTCCATCACTGCCAGTAAATTGGAGTCCATCAATAAAATGATTATAAGCTTTGTGCAAAGTTTCAAATTCAGTCTGACCGCCAAGAAGACGCATTGTGTCGCAGATTTGAGTAATGTCTTCTTCTGGCAAATCAGGATTAGAGTCTTTCAAAAATGATTTCAAATCTTCAAGGATAAGAGTTTCATCCAGCTTTGAACGAGCGATGTCATCTCCAGCTTGATAGGTCCAACCAGCATCTTCAAGATACTGAATAAAGACATTTTCAAAATCATATTCACAGAATCTGCCGTCGAATTGTTTTAACTTTGACATAGTTGTATCTCCAATTAATGAATTTTGCTCAATGGAACTTCCGTTCCTTCCTCAAAGTCAAAAAGTTTAGCTACCATATGCTTTACAACTGGATTATTCAATTTATAAATTACTGGCTTTTCATTAAATTTTTTGTGATTTTCATCATATTCTATGTGATCGCTTTCACCATGAATCAAACACAGTATATAATAAGCATCTGGTATTATGAGATTTTTCTCCTCGGCAAATTCTATTTTATCTTTTGTACCTTTACAATGAACATTCATGAATAAGTTCTTGTCTTCATCATTAGAAAGTTGTTCATATACTTTTTTTTCTGTTCCAATACGAATCGCTAGACTCACGGCATAAGGGTCGTATTCATGAGAATCTGCCAAATATTTATTTAATTCTCCTGTTAAATATATAAATAAACTATCCCCTTCACACCAATTCTCTTTTAGATTAGATCGATGATAAGGGATTATATCTGCTTTAAAATTAGGTAAATCCAAATGATAGTGGAAACAATATTTAGATAATTTGTTATATAAATCTATATTTGCGTCTTTCTTTTTTGGACCTATGGATTGTCTAAAAGCAATAAAAGTTTTCATAAATTCGCTAGATTTTGCTTGAACGTCTTTTAAATAACAAACATTCAATATTTTTTGATTAAAAGCGTAAGCTCTAAAATATTTTGGATCCAGATGAGTTAATAAACAAAGTGTAATTTCAATATTTTTTTCGAATGCATAATTTAATAAATTAGTCAAATAGTATTGTACTGCAAGAACATTAGCGTCATCTAAATAATCAAATACTTCGTCAATAATAAGAAGATATTTTTTCCCGAATTGAAGTTTTGCTTTATATTCTAGTAAATGAACTGTAAAAGTTAATATATCGCGCTGACCATTAGAAATTAAATCTGCATTTGGGAATTCCACCCATAAACTACCATCATGTTCTGTACACTCAATATTTTTCCAAGTTGTATCTACGCTTTTTATATTTGCATTTAATTTTTCTTTGAATATTTGATATTCATAATACTTTTGAAAACTTGTTATATTTCTTTTTGGGTTTTTAGAAACAAAAGAAATAATTTGATATATATTTGTGAAAGCATCAAGTTCTGACAAACCAGAACAAAATACATTTTTTAATACAACATAATTTTCATTTCTATTTATTTCCGAAAAAATATCATTATCAATAGTATTTCTTATCTGTTCTTCTGTACCTTTTTTAAGATGAATATAATCAATAATTTGTGAAAAAATTGCTTGAACTTTCTTTCCAGATAGTTTTTTACAACTTTCAAAGATTTCATCACTAAACAAGTTCATAAAAGTAAAATTAGAAAAATTGGATTCTAGATTTTTAAGGAGTTTATTATTTTGTCCAAAAGAGTTTTTTTCTGCAGAAACTTTATACTCAAGTTTCTTATAGGTAGGAATCTTTGTAATTTCTATTGACTTTACACCAATATACCCTTTAGTTGTAGAAAATTTTCCCATATTTTTTGTTATTGCTACAGGATATGTGTCACAGTGTATAACATGAGCAATTAATATATCTTTCAAATCATTTTTTATCTTATTTGCAGTATATTTATTATTATCAATTGTTAAAACAAGTTCACTGTCTAAAGTTTCATCTTGTTTATATTTATTTTCTTTAGGCACATCAAGTTTTTCTCTTTTTAGAGATTCAAATGCAGCGGTTAATGAACTTTTTCCCCATCCATTTGGAGCTAAAAGCAAATTTACCTTTCCAGATTTTATACTGTTATCCAGTTTTATATTTTGGATTGGCTCGCCAAAGCCTTTTATATTTTTGATACTTATTTCTGTTATTTCCATTTTCTTTTCTCCTTCTCTACCTGCTATGCGCCGCTTTCTGTACCAAAGCCGGGCAGAGGTTGCTTATTTTTTCTCTTGCTTCATTTGCTATGCGTTTGCATTCTTCGTAGCAGTTGTAGAGGTCTACGATTTTTTGCTGGATTTGGATTAGCGGTATAGGAATCTGAATATCGTGAAATCTATCAAAATCAAGATTTGAACGCACGCTTGAATCACTTAGAAACCAACCTAGGCGATCCATTTCAGAACGTTTGAAATTCATCATTAAATATTCAGGCAGTATGTTTTTATCTACTACAGAATATGTTGTATAGGCCGGTGATACCAACCCATCTACCGTTTCATTATAGAGCCCGAAACGAATACATACATCACGACCAGTCTGCATACCTGAAAATACAAATTTTCCTTTTGAAATAACTTTGTATTTTGATTTATCAAGTCCTTCTGTGGTTGCCACAGAAGGCATAAAACTTTTATCACGGTTAATACCTAAAAATTCTAAATTTCGATTTTCGGAATTGATTTTTTCGTCTATTGCAATCAAATCACCCAAACGCTTTTTCGCATACTTCTTCTTGCAATCAACAATGAATGCTTCACAGCTTTTTGAAAGTGGCTCCAGAAGTTTTTCGTTTTCTTCGGCAAGTTCTTTTAAGCCATTGTAAACTGCAACGAGTTCTCTTTGTGTTTCGATTGATGGAAGCGGGATTTTTACACGACACATTTCTGACCAATCAAAAGTTTCTCGTGCGCTTCCCCATGAATTAAATCTTGAATAGCGGTCAAATTCAGTTCGGCTTAAAAGAAGATATAGATATTCTGGTAAAAGAATGTTTTCATCTTTTGAACGAAAAACAATATAAGATGATGAAAGAATAAAGGTTGATTTCGTATCATTCATAGCAAGTGAAATCTTATTGCCATTTCTAGAAGTAACGGTTACGTAGCAGAAATCATTGGGTTTCATAATTTTATATGGACTTAAAGAAACTCCATTCATATCTGCTTTTGTAAAAATCAATTTTTTTTCAATGCTTATTCCGCGTACATCATCAATACCATATATTGAGTTACTGTTTCGTTCATCACATTCAATAATATAATCCCCAAGTCTAACCCAAGGTGCGTTTTCAATCTTACTTGCAGCCATAATCTTATTCCGTCATTTATCCGTCAGTAGAGTTCGCTCTTCAACATTTTCCAGCACTTTCATCTGCTGGATGGCTATTCTAGTTTCTTTTCTAAAGTGGTCGAATTCGACTACTTTGAAGTCGGGACTATAATTTTTTTCCATAAATTTCTTCCTATAACTTCACCTTGTACTTCTGTGTAGGGCTTTTTGGAGAATCAGGCTGTGTCATTTCTATCAGTCCTAAAGCCATAGCAGGTTTTATATAATCATTCATCAAAGTTGGCCTGTGCTTTAAGCCTAGTTCTTGAAGGATTTCTTTAGTGGAAAGCGGACAAGGCTTTAAACACTCAACAAGTTTTTTTACTTGTTCGGTTACTTGTTCGGTTACTTGTTCGGTTACTTGTTCGGTTTTTAACGTCAGAGTTTTTTGTGCGTCCCAGGAAAATTCATCATTCAGGGGAACGGTAATCCTAAAAACATCGCCTTCTGAAAATTCTGGATTCGCACCCGAATATTTATATGAATATTTGAACAGCTTTCTTACGCCAGAACCAAGCTTGTCCGAATAACCGATATTCCTAAAGAATGATGCTATAACCGGATTTTTTGCGTAAGGCTCAAGATTTTCTGGAGTGATTATTCCGTCTTTTATTGCGCGGTTTGCATTTTCCACATACATTCTGTCTTTTTCGATAATGAATTTTGCCTGATAGCCGCTTGAAAATTCTCTGTGCATCAAAGTATTCACAATCATTTCGCGGGCAAGGATGTTTCTGAGAGAAAGCCTTATTTTTCCGTCTTCAAGATAAAACTTGTCCAAAAGATGTTTTGTCGCAAATTCAAAAAGCCTGTCGTAGCTTTCAATTAAATTCGTCTCCACAATCAACCTGTCGTCATAACGGTCAACATTCACTTTTCTAAGCAAGGCATCTGTTGAATAAGTTGGAGCGACATCACGAATCACTTCATCTTTTCCAAGAAGCATAACTGCGGCAAGATTAAACCCCTTCTCTCCAGTAACCCGGTCCTCTGTGTAAAGTCCCGCACTTTTCAAAAGTTCCTCATCATTTAATTTTTCCCAGGGATGACTTCCTGCGAAATTATTTTTTGCCATGGTTCTAACAAGCGGAAGTAAATCCAGTCTCAAATCTTCAAAATGAACATAAGGATAAACTTTGCGTTCCGTAAAGATTTCCTGCTTGCGGATGTACATTTGCGCAATATCTGAGGTAGAAGAAACTTTTACATCTGAATCATTAACGCGATTATATATCACCTTTTTAAAACTAATCACATCGCCCGAAACAGGCACATGAATGTGAATAAGAGTTTTTCCTTCATAAGTGATAATTTCTGGATCAAGCGTAAGTGTTGGAGAAAAAAGATTTGGATTTGCCAAAACCGTGATGAAATTCTTAATCATCGAAGGAGCAGATTTTTCCGGCACACCATTTACGGTTCCGTCATCAAGGATTCCAAGATAAATATCTCCGCCAAATCTATTTGAGAACGAACAAACAGTTTCGTAAACATCGTGTTCAATATTTCCGCCACAACGCTTGAATTCAACAGAAACCGTTTCTCCAATTTGTCTTATTTTATCAAGTTTCTCTGCTCTGCTAAATTCCATACCCCAGTCCTTCAAATGCTTCTTTGATTTTTGCAGTATTGGATTCGTGAGCTTTAAGAAGTTCACCTACAACTTTGCTCGTTTCTTTAAGAGTTGCGTCGTAATCGATGTTTGTATCCCTGTCCACAAACTCAATGTAACGGCTAGGAACAAGAGAGAAATTATTGGCTTTGATTGTTTCAAAATCCACGCTTCTGTAAAGTTCCGGCTCTGCGTAGTTCTTTCCGTCAGTTCCTTCTTCCTGCCATTTGCGGTAAATCTCTGTTGCTTTTGAAATCTGTTCCGAAGTAAGAGCATATTTCTTTTTCTGCATATTCTTTACGGCATTGTTCCATTCATCTCCAGTCCAACTTCTTAAATCCATAAATAGAATTTCATTGGAACGATCACGAAGGTTTCTGTCTTTTGATTTTCCGCCTTTTTTGTTGTTGTTTAGAATCCACAAAGTTACGCTGATGTCTGTGGTAATGAACAATTCTCTTGGAAGAACAATAATTGCTTCAACTTTGTCATTTTCTATCAACTTTTGTCTGATTACAGGAGCAGTTCCGTCTGCATCGCCCAAAGCACCGTTTGCAAGAAGAAAACCTGCTATGCCCTTGTTCGGCTTCAAGTGACTGAGGATGTGCAAAATCCAGGCATAGTTTGCGTTGCTTTCTGGAGGCAGTGCATAATCAACCCAACGGCTGTCGTTTGTTTTCATCGTGTCTGAATCGAACCAGCCTTTAAGATTAAACGGTGGATTTGCCATAATGTAGTCAAAAGGAATTCCTTTGTGCAAATCAAGCCGGAACGTATTTTCTGCTTCTGTTCCAAGATTATGGCTGATTCCCCTAAGAGCCAGATTCATTTTTGCAAGACGATATGTAGCAGGTTCTTTTTCCTGACCATAAACATTAATTCTTGAGATGTCACCTTTTTTTGCTTCAATTAAAGCGGCACTCTGGACGAACATTCCGCCGGAACCACAGCAAGGATCATACAAAGTTCCGTCAAAGGGCTGTATAAAACTTGCAATCAATTCAACTACATCATGCGGGGTATAGAATTCGCCGTCTTCCTTTGT is a genomic window of Treponema rectale containing:
- a CDS encoding restriction endonuclease subunit S; translation: MAASKIENAPWVRLGDYIIECDERNSNSIYGIDDVRGISIEKKLIFTKADMNGVSLSPYKIMKPNDFCYVTVTSRNGNKISLAMNDTKSTFILSSSYIVFRSKDENILLPEYLYLLLSRTEFDRYSRFNSWGSARETFDWSEMCRVKIPLPSIETQRELVAVYNGLKELAEENEKLLEPLSKSCEAFIVDCKKKYAKKRLGDLIAIDEKINSENRNLEFLGINRDKSFMPSVATTEGLDKSKYKVISKGKFVFSGMQTGRDVCIRFGLYNETVDGLVSPAYTTYSVVDKNILPEYLMMNFKRSEMDRLGWFLSDSSVRSNLDFDRFHDIQIPIPLIQIQQKIVDLYNCYEECKRIANEAREKISNLCPALVQKAAHSR
- a CDS encoding Fic family protein, which produces MEFSRAEKLDKIRQIGETVSVEFKRCGGNIEHDVYETVCSFSNRFGGDIYLGILDDGTVNGVPEKSAPSMIKNFITVLANPNLFSPTLTLDPEIITYEGKTLIHIHVPVSGDVISFKKVIYNRVNDSDVKVSSTSDIAQMYIRKQEIFTERKVYPYVHFEDLRLDLLPLVRTMAKNNFAGSHPWEKLNDEELLKSAGLYTEDRVTGEKGFNLAAVMLLGKDEVIRDVAPTYSTDALLRKVNVDRYDDRLIVETNLIESYDRLFEFATKHLLDKFYLEDGKIRLSLRNILAREMIVNTLMHREFSSGYQAKFIIEKDRMYVENANRAIKDGIITPENLEPYAKNPVIASFFRNIGYSDKLGSGVRKLFKYSYKYSGANPEFSEGDVFRITVPLNDEFSWDAQKTLTLKTEQVTEQVTEQVTEQVKKLVECLKPCPLSTKEILQELGLKHRPTLMNDYIKPAMALGLIEMTQPDSPKSPTQKYKVKL
- a CDS encoding N-6 DNA methylase, which gives rise to MAKAKTKSDKPLNIDDILFKCRDILRNAKNSGSFFEKRDMMLTLVFLRFIGEKFDDGIEKLKAQLVERGMDINDPNVKAAFIDDPTFTDGTFYLPEESRWSTIINTSASGLNVALDTALRSLSNTSEQLKGCFVEGTFTTRNLAPNDIKQIVDEVTKITHKQFGTQRDLIGYVYEYFLKEFAVNATKEDGEFYTPHDVVELIASFIQPFDGTLYDPCCGSGGMFVQSAALIEAKKGDISRINVYGQEKEPATYRLAKMNLALRGISHNLGTEAENTFRLDLHKGIPFDYIMANPPFNLKGWFDSDTMKTNDSRWVDYALPPESNANYAWILHILSHLKPNKGIAGFLLANGALGDADGTAPVIRQKLIENDKVEAIIVLPRELFITTDISVTLWILNNNKKGGKSKDRNLRDRSNEILFMDLRSWTGDEWNNAVKNMQKKKYALTSEQISKATEIYRKWQEEGTDGKNYAEPELYRSVDFETIKANNFSLVPSRYIEFVDRDTNIDYDATLKETSKVVGELLKAHESNTAKIKEAFEGLGYGI